A region of Neovison vison isolate M4711 chromosome 7, ASM_NN_V1, whole genome shotgun sequence DNA encodes the following proteins:
- the LOC122912689 gene encoding NADH-cytochrome b5 reductase 2, whose protein sequence is MSGRREQMWITPMLQLIRHITKNPSDRTRMSLIFANQTEEDILVRKELEEVARTHPEQFDLWYTLDRPPVGWKYSSGYITANMIKEHLPPPGQSTLILVCGPLPLIQTAAHPNLEKLGYTKDMIFTY, encoded by the exons ATGTCTGGAAGAAGAGAACAGATGT GGATTACGCCCATGCTGCAGCTCATTCGCCACATCACCAAGAACCCCAGCGACAGGACCAGGATGTCCCTCATCTTTGCTAACCAG ACAGAGGAAGATATCTTGGTGAGAAAGGAGCTTGAAGAAGTTGCCAGAACACACCCAGAGCAGTTCGACCTATGGTACACCCTGGACAGGCCTCCTGTTG GCTGGAAGTACAGCTCAGGCTACATCACCGCCAACATGATCAAGGAGCACCTCCCTCCTCCTGGGCAGTCCACGCTCATCCTGGTGTGTGGCCCGCTGCCCCTGATCCAGACAGCTGCTCACCCTAACCTGGAGAAACTGGGTTATACCAAGGATATGATTTTCACTTACTAA